A part of Vigna radiata var. radiata cultivar VC1973A chromosome 11, Vradiata_ver6, whole genome shotgun sequence genomic DNA contains:
- the LOC106777944 gene encoding polycomb group protein EMBRYONIC FLOWER 2 isoform X5 gives MCRQNSLAHHSGEEEIAADESLLVYCKPVELYNILYRRGLQNPSFLSRCLRYKITARQKRRLRAGIVIFNYRDHYNMLRKTEVTEDFSCPFCLMQCGSFKGLRLHLCSSHDLFNFEFWVTEDYQAVNVSVKVDILRSENVADGIIPQLQTFFFCSRPRKRRRKDSVQNEKRSNVKFMELDSPEDIQNGFILKDDGENVSRTSRNEKILLSGRNDGRKSGPDHPGTMDDLEHVESSFNISGVSIAMPQSSGDPECSKSVCKSDPALPVKSKKLSMDRSDSRNRMLLQKRLFFHSHRVQPMAPEQVLSDRDSEDEVDDDIADLEDRRMLDDFVDVSKDEKQLMHLWNSFMRKQRVLADGHVPWACEAFSKLHGKELVTSPTLFCRCWRLFMIKLWNHGLLDACTMNNCNRTLDSYRNGGLGTSK, from the exons ATGTGCCGGCAGAATTCTCTTGCGCACCATTCTGGTGAAGAAGAAATTGCAGCTGACGAGAGCCTTTTGGTTTATTGCAAGCCTGTTGAACTGTACAATATTCTCTACCGCCGTGGTcttcaaaat CCTTCGTTTCTTAGCAGATGTTTGCGTTATAAAATTACAGCAAGGCAGAAAAGGAG GTTGAGAGCAGGAATAGTGATTTTCAATTATAGGGACCACTACAACATGCTTCGAAAGACAGAAG TGACTGAAGACTTTTCTTGCCCATTTTGCTTGATGCAGTGTGGAAGCTTTAAG GGTTTGCGACTTCATCTATGTTCATCACATGATCTGTTCAACTTTGAGTTCTGG gtTACTGAAGATTACCAAGCAGTGAACGTGTCAGTAAAAGTGGATATATTGAGATCAGAG AATGTCGCTGATGGAATAATTCCACAATTGCAAACCTTCTTCTTCTG TTCAAGGCCTCGAAAGCGTAGAAGAAAGGATTCTGTTCAAAATGAAAAGCGCAGCAATGTAAAATTCATGGAGTTGGATTCACCTGAAGACATACAGAATGGATTTATACTAAAGGATGATG GGGAGAATGTGTCTAGAACATCTCGTAATGAGAAGATACTGCTTAGTGGAAGAAATGATGGACGGAAATCTGGTCCTGATCATCCTGGCACCATGGACGACCTGGAGCATGTTGAATCCAGTTTCAACATTTCTGGTGTTTCGATTGCCATGCCTCAATCTTCTGGAGACCCTGAATGTAGTAAATCAGTATGTAAAAGTGATCCTGCTCTGCCTGTTAAATCAAAGAAACTAAGCATGGATCGATCGGACTCCAGAAA CCGAATGCTTCTGCAGAAGAGACTGTTCTTTCACTCACATAGAGTCCAG CCTATGGCACCAGAACAAGTGTTGTCAGACCGTGAtagtgaagatgaagttgaCGATGACATTGCAGATCTTGAAGATAGAAGG ATGCTTGATGATTTTGTGGATGTTTCcaaagatgaaaaacaactcatgCATCTCTGGAACTCCTTTATGAGGAAGCAAAG GGTGCTGGCAGATGGTCATGTGCCGTGGGCCTGTGAGGCATTTTCCAAGCTTCATGGAAAAGAGCTAGTCACATCTCCAACTTTATTCTG CAGGTGTTGGAGGTTATTCATGATTAAACTTTGGAATCATGGTCTTCTTGATGCCTGCACAATGAACAACTGTAACAGAACATTAGATAGTTACAGAAACGGGGGATTGGGTACTAGCAAATAA
- the LOC106777213 gene encoding ubiquitin carboxyl-terminal hydrolase 3, with the protein MASSAKRWLPLEANPEVMNQFLWGLGLGEDEAECCDVYGLDEELLQMVPNPVLAVLFLYPITTQSEEERLQQEKEKKEYSNRVYFMKQTVGNACGTIGLLHALGNLTSEVKLVEGSFFNNFFKSTASMDPLQRAKFLENDREMEVAHSVAATAGDTEASDNADAHFICFVCVDDELYELDGRKSWPISHGPCSPSTLLRDAAKVIQSMIQKNPESFNFNVIALYKKSG; encoded by the exons aTGGCTTCTTCTGCTAAAAGGTGGCTTCCGCTCGAAGCAAACCCTGAAGTCATGAATCAG TTCCTTTGGGGACTTGGGCTTGGAGAGGACGAGGCAGAATGCTGTGACGTTTATGGCTTAGATGAAGAGCTTCTGCAAATGGTTCCTAACCCCGTTCTTGCcgttctttttctttatcccATAACCACCCAG agtgaagaagaaaggttgcagcaggaaaaggaaaaaaag GAATATAGCAATAGAGTGTATTTTATGAAGCAAACTGTGGGTAATGCTTGTGGAACAATTGGACTGCTTCATGCTCTTGGCAACTTGACTTCGGAAGTCAAGTTGG TTGAGGGGTCTTTCTTTAATAACTTCTTTAAATCCACTGCAAGCATGGATCCACTGCAG CGTGCTAAATTTCTGGAGAATGACAGAGAAATGGAAGTTGCTCATTCAGTGGCAGCGACTGCTGGTGATACAGAG GCATCTGACAATGCTGATGCACATTTCATATGCTTTGTCTGTGTTGATG ATGAACTTTATGAGCTTGATGGAAGAAAATCGTGGCCAATATCTCATGGTCCATGTTCACCGAGTACTTTGTTGAGG GATGCAGCTAAGGTGATACAGAGCATGATCCAGAAAAATCCGGAGTCCTTCAACTTCAATGTCATCGCCTTATATAAGAAATCCGGGTAG
- the LOC106776339 gene encoding phospholipase A1-Ibeta2, chloroplastic — MMQFSSTVPAHNLHKFQAIRCPSFSFRCQASSSSTFQKPFVSTESTRLHLANLDKLLETQKPVDPPSQLHHHQQPPHQPIINHPKEKKGRSFLEGLNLARLWPEMKANEEMSPRHLNRLQRLLSMTAEYSPRNILGGRWREYHGSNDWKGMLDPLDENLRREVVRYGEFVQAAYQAFHSDPAMSTEEPPHPRHVSLPDRSYRVTKSLYATSSIGLPKWVDDVAPDLGWMTQRSSWVGYVAVCEDRREIARMGRRDIVISLRGTSTCLEWAENMRAQLVDLEDVPEGQGKPKVECGFMSLYKTKGAHVASLSESVVEEVKRLVNLYRDEELSITVTGHSLGATLALLVADEISTCCAGVPPVAVFSFGGPRVGNKAFGDRVTAKNVKVLRIVNSQDVITRVPGIFVSEELEEKIRRVGGGVLEETTPLAYSHVGSELRVQTKMSPYLKPDADMACCHDLEAYLHLVDGFLASNCPFRANAKRSLARLMQDQSANVKKLYTSRAKALTVNLTRQGSISMSNCLPSPS, encoded by the coding sequence ATGATGCAGTTCAGCTCCACCGTACCAGCCCACAACCTTCACAAGTTCCAGGCGATAAGGTGCCCCAGCTTCAGCTTCAGATGCCAagcctcctcttcctcaacctTTCAGAAGCCCTTTGTCTCCACCGAATCAACTCGCCTGCACCTCGCCAACCTCGACAAGCTCCTCGAGACCCAGAAGCCCGTGGACCCACCCTCCCAactccaccaccaccaacagCCCCCACACCAACCCATCATCAACCACCCTaaggaaaagaaaggaagaagctTTCTCGAAGGCCTCAACTTGGCAAGGCTCTGGCCGGAGATGAAGGCGAACGAGGAAATGTCCCCGCGCCACCTCAATCGCCTCCAGCGGCTGCTCTCCATGACTGCGGAGTATTCCCCGAGGAACATCCTCGGCGGGCGGTGGAGAGAGTACCACGGCAGCAACGACTGGAAAGGGATGTTGGATCCTCTGGACGAGAATCTCCGGCGAGAAGTCGTCCGCTACGGAGAATTCGTCCAAGCCGCGTATCAGGCTTTTCACTCCGACCCTGCCATGTCAACAGAGGAGCCGCCACACCCCCGCCACGTGTCTCTTCCCGATAGATCGTACAGAGTGACGAAAAGCCTCTACGCCACGTCATCGATCGGGTTGCCGAAATGGGTGGATGACGTGGCTCCGGATCTTGGATGGATGACCCAGCGGTCGAGCTGGGTCGGGTACGTGGCGGTTTGCGAAGACAGAAGAGAGATCGCACGGATGGGAAGGAGAGACATTGTTATCTCTCTCCGGGGAACCTCGACGTGTCTGGAATGGGCCGAGAATATGAGGGCCCAATTGGTTGACCTCGAGGATGTTCCGGAAGGGCAAGGAAAGCCCAAGGTGGAGTGTGGGTTCATGAGTCTGTACAAGACGAAAGGCGCACACGTGGCGAGTCTGTCAGAGTCCGTTGTGGAGGAAGTGAAGAGACTCGTCAATCTGTACAGAGACGAAGAATTAAGCATTACCGTGACAGGACACAGCCTGGGAGCGACGCTGGCCCTACTGGTGGCCGATGAAATAAGCACGTGTTGCGCCGGAGTTCCACCCGTGGCAGTTTTTTCGTTCGGCGGGCCGCGCGTGGGGAACAAGGCCTTCGGCGATCGTGTGACGGCGAAGAACGTGAAAGTTTTGCGAATAGTGAACTCGCAGGACGTGATTACGCGCGTGCCTGGGATCTTCGTGAGCGAGGAGCTTGAAGAGAAAATACGGAGAGTGGGAGGGGGAGTGTTGGAGGAGACGACGCCGTTGGCGTACTCGCACGTGGGAAGTGAGCTGCGCGTGCAGACGAAGATGTCGCCGTACCTTAAGCCGGACGCGGACATGGCGTGTTGCCATGATTTGGAGGCTTACTTGCATTTGGTGGATGGATTCCTGGCGTCGAATTGTCCGTTCAGAGCGAATGCAAAGAGAAGCTTGGCGAGGTTGATGCAAGATCAAAGCGccaatgtaaaaaaattgtacacTAGCAGGGCTAAAGCCCTAACTGTTAATCTCACTAGACAGGGATCCATCTCCATGTCTAATTGTTTACCAAGTCCATCTTAA
- the LOC106777297 gene encoding uncharacterized protein LOC106777297, which yields MDSIPSFEGLNSQVPNLRSSFSFPSEPPDVGNWFSSYEYQSPDPDSNLRVKDSAFTENESQGDGEEVVEEKVRIRGLRPDGDNVGHEEDNHNEEQYMNKNLGPFSSCSLLSEPPDIRNWFSSYVYESPEFDTCSILRDEVSEENHCGKFDFEVGKADGPANGHLKGCVEHNDSSNNKTKDDNSAEVKKNSTTIDTYQKKILQPCMQVRTTLQHNHGPTKYKETLDLNHTRPRYDREGHPVSLDSDRSATKPPKLLHKNDFQISNTTDIQYDNKLDLSASAIKTFSTRTACTSNKENDGFVTTRKKICTGGNNDENCGKKPEKILLERSASTVKLPLQCGVSKRKALTETTNVQLYNDIGITGKWQCPQKRKPDLGPAMKQLRLERWVRRF from the exons ATGGATTCGATCCCAAGCTTTGAAGGCCTGAATTCCCAG gtTCCCAATTTGCGGTCCTCGTTTTCATTCCCTTCTG AACCCCCTGATGTTGGGAATTGGTTCTCTAGCTATGAGTATCAATCTCCCGACCCGGATTCGAACCTTAGAGTTAAAGATTCTGCTTTCACGGAAAACGAATCTCAGGGAGATGGTGAAGAAGTTGTAGAAGAAAAGGTTAGGATTCGAGGTCTACGGCCTGATGGGGACAATGTAGGTCATGAAGAGGATAATCATAACGAAGAACAGTACATGAACAAG aATCTTGGACCGTTCAGTTCATGTTCACTCCTTTCTG AGCCTCCGGACATCAGAAACTGGTTTTCCAGCTATGTTTACGAGTCACCTGAGTTTGATACATGTAGTATTTTAAGAGATGAAGTTTCTGAAGAGAACCACTGTGGGAAGTTTGATTTTGAAGTCGGGAAAGCAGACGGACCTGCCAATGGCCACTTGAAAGGGTGTGTTGAGCACAATGACTCCtctaataataaaacaaag GATGATAATAGTGCTGAAGTGAAGAAAAATTCAACTACAATTGACACTTATCAGAAAAAGATTTTGCAGCCATGCATGCAAGTTAGAACAACGCTGCAGCATAATCATGGTCCAACCAAGTACAAGGAGACGTTGGACCTGAATCACACAAGGCCTCGTTACGATCGAGAAGGACATCCAGTGTCACTGGATTCCGATAGAAGTGCTACAAAACCTCCAAAGCTGCTGCATAAGAATGATTTCCAAATATCAAATACAACTGATATCCAATATGATAACAAGCTTGACTTGAGTGCAAGTGCAATTAAAACCTTCTCAACAAGAACCGCCTGTACAAGCAATAAAGAAAATGACGGCTTTGTGACAACAAGGAAGAAAATTTGTACGGGAGGaaataatgatgaaaattgtGGGAAGAAACCTGAAAAGATACTGTTAGAGCGGTCAGCAAGTACAGTAAAACTTCCATTGCAATGTGGTGTTTCAAAGAGAAAGGCATTAACAGAAACAACAAATGTTCAACTATACAATGATATAGGGATAACAGGGAAATGGCAATGCCCACAGAAACGTAAACCTGATCTTGGGCCAGCTATGAAACAACTTAGGCTCGAGCGCTGGGTTCGTAGATTTTGA
- the LOC106777944 gene encoding polycomb group protein EMBRYONIC FLOWER 2 isoform X1, which produces MCRQNSLAHHSGEEEIAADESLLVYCKPVELYNILYRRGLQNPSFLSRCLRYKITARQKRRLRAGIVIFNYRDHYNMLRKTEVTEDFSCPFCLMQCGSFKGLRLHLCSSHDLFNFEFWVTEDYQAVNVSVKVDILRSENVADGIIPQLQTFFFCSRPRKRRRKDSVQNEKRSNVKFMELDSPEDIQNGFILKDDAVDILCCKGENVSRTSRNEKILLSGRNDGRKSGPDHPGTMDDLEHVESSFNISGVSIAMPQSSGDPECSKSVCKSDPALPVKSKKLSMDRSDSRNRMLLQKRLFFHSHRVQPMAPEQVLSDRDSEDEVDDDIADLEDRRMLDDFVDVSKDEKQLMHLWNSFMRKQRVLADGHVPWACEAFSKLHGKELVTSPTLFCRCWRLFMIKLWNHGLLDACTMNNCNRTLDSYRNGGLGTSK; this is translated from the exons ATGTGCCGGCAGAATTCTCTTGCGCACCATTCTGGTGAAGAAGAAATTGCAGCTGACGAGAGCCTTTTGGTTTATTGCAAGCCTGTTGAACTGTACAATATTCTCTACCGCCGTGGTcttcaaaat CCTTCGTTTCTTAGCAGATGTTTGCGTTATAAAATTACAGCAAGGCAGAAAAGGAG GTTGAGAGCAGGAATAGTGATTTTCAATTATAGGGACCACTACAACATGCTTCGAAAGACAGAAG TGACTGAAGACTTTTCTTGCCCATTTTGCTTGATGCAGTGTGGAAGCTTTAAG GGTTTGCGACTTCATCTATGTTCATCACATGATCTGTTCAACTTTGAGTTCTGG gtTACTGAAGATTACCAAGCAGTGAACGTGTCAGTAAAAGTGGATATATTGAGATCAGAG AATGTCGCTGATGGAATAATTCCACAATTGCAAACCTTCTTCTTCTG TTCAAGGCCTCGAAAGCGTAGAAGAAAGGATTCTGTTCAAAATGAAAAGCGCAGCAATGTAAAATTCATGGAGTTGGATTCACCTGAAGACATACAGAATGGATTTATACTAAAGGATGATG CTGTAGATATCCTATGCTGCAAAGGGGAGAATGTGTCTAGAACATCTCGTAATGAGAAGATACTGCTTAGTGGAAGAAATGATGGACGGAAATCTGGTCCTGATCATCCTGGCACCATGGACGACCTGGAGCATGTTGAATCCAGTTTCAACATTTCTGGTGTTTCGATTGCCATGCCTCAATCTTCTGGAGACCCTGAATGTAGTAAATCAGTATGTAAAAGTGATCCTGCTCTGCCTGTTAAATCAAAGAAACTAAGCATGGATCGATCGGACTCCAGAAA CCGAATGCTTCTGCAGAAGAGACTGTTCTTTCACTCACATAGAGTCCAG CCTATGGCACCAGAACAAGTGTTGTCAGACCGTGAtagtgaagatgaagttgaCGATGACATTGCAGATCTTGAAGATAGAAGG ATGCTTGATGATTTTGTGGATGTTTCcaaagatgaaaaacaactcatgCATCTCTGGAACTCCTTTATGAGGAAGCAAAG GGTGCTGGCAGATGGTCATGTGCCGTGGGCCTGTGAGGCATTTTCCAAGCTTCATGGAAAAGAGCTAGTCACATCTCCAACTTTATTCTG CAGGTGTTGGAGGTTATTCATGATTAAACTTTGGAATCATGGTCTTCTTGATGCCTGCACAATGAACAACTGTAACAGAACATTAGATAGTTACAGAAACGGGGGATTGGGTACTAGCAAATAA
- the LOC106777944 gene encoding polycomb group protein EMBRYONIC FLOWER 2 isoform X4 gives MCRQNSLAHHSGEEEIAADESLLVYCKPVELYNILYRRGLQNPSFLSRCLRYKITARQKRRLRAGIVIFNYRDHYNMLRKTEVTEDFSCPFCLMQCGSFKGLRLHLCSSHDLFNFEFWVTEDYQAVNVSVKVDILRSENVADGIIPQLQTFFFCSRPRKRRRKDSVQNEKRSNVKFMELDSPEDIQNGFILKDDDILCCKGENVSRTSRNEKILLSGRNDGRKSGPDHPGTMDDLEHVESSFNISGVSIAMPQSSGDPECSKSVCKSDPALPVKSKKLSMDRSDSRNRMLLQKRLFFHSHRVQPMAPEQVLSDRDSEDEVDDDIADLEDRRMLDDFVDVSKDEKQLMHLWNSFMRKQRVLADGHVPWACEAFSKLHGKELVTSPTLFWCWRLFMIKLWNHGLLDACTMNNCNRTLDSYRNGGLGTSK, from the exons ATGTGCCGGCAGAATTCTCTTGCGCACCATTCTGGTGAAGAAGAAATTGCAGCTGACGAGAGCCTTTTGGTTTATTGCAAGCCTGTTGAACTGTACAATATTCTCTACCGCCGTGGTcttcaaaat CCTTCGTTTCTTAGCAGATGTTTGCGTTATAAAATTACAGCAAGGCAGAAAAGGAG GTTGAGAGCAGGAATAGTGATTTTCAATTATAGGGACCACTACAACATGCTTCGAAAGACAGAAG TGACTGAAGACTTTTCTTGCCCATTTTGCTTGATGCAGTGTGGAAGCTTTAAG GGTTTGCGACTTCATCTATGTTCATCACATGATCTGTTCAACTTTGAGTTCTGG gtTACTGAAGATTACCAAGCAGTGAACGTGTCAGTAAAAGTGGATATATTGAGATCAGAG AATGTCGCTGATGGAATAATTCCACAATTGCAAACCTTCTTCTTCTG TTCAAGGCCTCGAAAGCGTAGAAGAAAGGATTCTGTTCAAAATGAAAAGCGCAGCAATGTAAAATTCATGGAGTTGGATTCACCTGAAGACATACAGAATGGATTTATACTAAAGGATGATG ATATCCTATGCTGCAAAGGGGAGAATGTGTCTAGAACATCTCGTAATGAGAAGATACTGCTTAGTGGAAGAAATGATGGACGGAAATCTGGTCCTGATCATCCTGGCACCATGGACGACCTGGAGCATGTTGAATCCAGTTTCAACATTTCTGGTGTTTCGATTGCCATGCCTCAATCTTCTGGAGACCCTGAATGTAGTAAATCAGTATGTAAAAGTGATCCTGCTCTGCCTGTTAAATCAAAGAAACTAAGCATGGATCGATCGGACTCCAGAAA CCGAATGCTTCTGCAGAAGAGACTGTTCTTTCACTCACATAGAGTCCAG CCTATGGCACCAGAACAAGTGTTGTCAGACCGTGAtagtgaagatgaagttgaCGATGACATTGCAGATCTTGAAGATAGAAGG ATGCTTGATGATTTTGTGGATGTTTCcaaagatgaaaaacaactcatgCATCTCTGGAACTCCTTTATGAGGAAGCAAAG GGTGCTGGCAGATGGTCATGTGCCGTGGGCCTGTGAGGCATTTTCCAAGCTTCATGGAAAAGAGCTAGTCACATCTCCAACTTTATTCTG GTGTTGGAGGTTATTCATGATTAAACTTTGGAATCATGGTCTTCTTGATGCCTGCACAATGAACAACTGTAACAGAACATTAGATAGTTACAGAAACGGGGGATTGGGTACTAGCAAATAA
- the LOC106777944 gene encoding polycomb group protein EMBRYONIC FLOWER 2 isoform X3, with translation MCRQNSLAHHSGEEEIAADESLLVYCKPVELYNILYRRGLQNPSFLSRCLRYKITARQKRRLRAGIVIFNYRDHYNMLRKTEVTEDFSCPFCLMQCGSFKGLRLHLCSSHDLFNFEFWVTEDYQAVNVSVKVDILRSENVADGIIPQLQTFFFCSRPRKRRRKDSVQNEKRSNVKFMELDSPEDIQNGFILKDDDILCCKGENVSRTSRNEKILLSGRNDGRKSGPDHPGTMDDLEHVESSFNISGVSIAMPQSSGDPECSKSVCKSDPALPVKSKKLSMDRSDSRNRMLLQKRLFFHSHRVQPMAPEQVLSDRDSEDEVDDDIADLEDRRMLDDFVDVSKDEKQLMHLWNSFMRKQRVLADGHVPWACEAFSKLHGKELVTSPTLFCRCWRLFMIKLWNHGLLDACTMNNCNRTLDSYRNGGLGTSK, from the exons ATGTGCCGGCAGAATTCTCTTGCGCACCATTCTGGTGAAGAAGAAATTGCAGCTGACGAGAGCCTTTTGGTTTATTGCAAGCCTGTTGAACTGTACAATATTCTCTACCGCCGTGGTcttcaaaat CCTTCGTTTCTTAGCAGATGTTTGCGTTATAAAATTACAGCAAGGCAGAAAAGGAG GTTGAGAGCAGGAATAGTGATTTTCAATTATAGGGACCACTACAACATGCTTCGAAAGACAGAAG TGACTGAAGACTTTTCTTGCCCATTTTGCTTGATGCAGTGTGGAAGCTTTAAG GGTTTGCGACTTCATCTATGTTCATCACATGATCTGTTCAACTTTGAGTTCTGG gtTACTGAAGATTACCAAGCAGTGAACGTGTCAGTAAAAGTGGATATATTGAGATCAGAG AATGTCGCTGATGGAATAATTCCACAATTGCAAACCTTCTTCTTCTG TTCAAGGCCTCGAAAGCGTAGAAGAAAGGATTCTGTTCAAAATGAAAAGCGCAGCAATGTAAAATTCATGGAGTTGGATTCACCTGAAGACATACAGAATGGATTTATACTAAAGGATGATG ATATCCTATGCTGCAAAGGGGAGAATGTGTCTAGAACATCTCGTAATGAGAAGATACTGCTTAGTGGAAGAAATGATGGACGGAAATCTGGTCCTGATCATCCTGGCACCATGGACGACCTGGAGCATGTTGAATCCAGTTTCAACATTTCTGGTGTTTCGATTGCCATGCCTCAATCTTCTGGAGACCCTGAATGTAGTAAATCAGTATGTAAAAGTGATCCTGCTCTGCCTGTTAAATCAAAGAAACTAAGCATGGATCGATCGGACTCCAGAAA CCGAATGCTTCTGCAGAAGAGACTGTTCTTTCACTCACATAGAGTCCAG CCTATGGCACCAGAACAAGTGTTGTCAGACCGTGAtagtgaagatgaagttgaCGATGACATTGCAGATCTTGAAGATAGAAGG ATGCTTGATGATTTTGTGGATGTTTCcaaagatgaaaaacaactcatgCATCTCTGGAACTCCTTTATGAGGAAGCAAAG GGTGCTGGCAGATGGTCATGTGCCGTGGGCCTGTGAGGCATTTTCCAAGCTTCATGGAAAAGAGCTAGTCACATCTCCAACTTTATTCTG CAGGTGTTGGAGGTTATTCATGATTAAACTTTGGAATCATGGTCTTCTTGATGCCTGCACAATGAACAACTGTAACAGAACATTAGATAGTTACAGAAACGGGGGATTGGGTACTAGCAAATAA
- the LOC106777944 gene encoding polycomb group protein EMBRYONIC FLOWER 2 isoform X2 yields MCRQNSLAHHSGEEEIAADESLLVYCKPVELYNILYRRGLQNPSFLSRCLRYKITARQKRRLRAGIVIFNYRDHYNMLRKTEVTEDFSCPFCLMQCGSFKGLRLHLCSSHDLFNFEFWVTEDYQAVNVSVKVDILRSENVADGIIPQLQTFFFCSRPRKRRRKDSVQNEKRSNVKFMELDSPEDIQNGFILKDDAVDILCCKGENVSRTSRNEKILLSGRNDGRKSGPDHPGTMDDLEHVESSFNISGVSIAMPQSSGDPECSKSVCKSDPALPVKSKKLSMDRSDSRNRMLLQKRLFFHSHRVQPMAPEQVLSDRDSEDEVDDDIADLEDRRMLDDFVDVSKDEKQLMHLWNSFMRKQRVLADGHVPWACEAFSKLHGKELVTSPTLFWCWRLFMIKLWNHGLLDACTMNNCNRTLDSYRNGGLGTSK; encoded by the exons ATGTGCCGGCAGAATTCTCTTGCGCACCATTCTGGTGAAGAAGAAATTGCAGCTGACGAGAGCCTTTTGGTTTATTGCAAGCCTGTTGAACTGTACAATATTCTCTACCGCCGTGGTcttcaaaat CCTTCGTTTCTTAGCAGATGTTTGCGTTATAAAATTACAGCAAGGCAGAAAAGGAG GTTGAGAGCAGGAATAGTGATTTTCAATTATAGGGACCACTACAACATGCTTCGAAAGACAGAAG TGACTGAAGACTTTTCTTGCCCATTTTGCTTGATGCAGTGTGGAAGCTTTAAG GGTTTGCGACTTCATCTATGTTCATCACATGATCTGTTCAACTTTGAGTTCTGG gtTACTGAAGATTACCAAGCAGTGAACGTGTCAGTAAAAGTGGATATATTGAGATCAGAG AATGTCGCTGATGGAATAATTCCACAATTGCAAACCTTCTTCTTCTG TTCAAGGCCTCGAAAGCGTAGAAGAAAGGATTCTGTTCAAAATGAAAAGCGCAGCAATGTAAAATTCATGGAGTTGGATTCACCTGAAGACATACAGAATGGATTTATACTAAAGGATGATG CTGTAGATATCCTATGCTGCAAAGGGGAGAATGTGTCTAGAACATCTCGTAATGAGAAGATACTGCTTAGTGGAAGAAATGATGGACGGAAATCTGGTCCTGATCATCCTGGCACCATGGACGACCTGGAGCATGTTGAATCCAGTTTCAACATTTCTGGTGTTTCGATTGCCATGCCTCAATCTTCTGGAGACCCTGAATGTAGTAAATCAGTATGTAAAAGTGATCCTGCTCTGCCTGTTAAATCAAAGAAACTAAGCATGGATCGATCGGACTCCAGAAA CCGAATGCTTCTGCAGAAGAGACTGTTCTTTCACTCACATAGAGTCCAG CCTATGGCACCAGAACAAGTGTTGTCAGACCGTGAtagtgaagatgaagttgaCGATGACATTGCAGATCTTGAAGATAGAAGG ATGCTTGATGATTTTGTGGATGTTTCcaaagatgaaaaacaactcatgCATCTCTGGAACTCCTTTATGAGGAAGCAAAG GGTGCTGGCAGATGGTCATGTGCCGTGGGCCTGTGAGGCATTTTCCAAGCTTCATGGAAAAGAGCTAGTCACATCTCCAACTTTATTCTG GTGTTGGAGGTTATTCATGATTAAACTTTGGAATCATGGTCTTCTTGATGCCTGCACAATGAACAACTGTAACAGAACATTAGATAGTTACAGAAACGGGGGATTGGGTACTAGCAAATAA